The Allocatelliglobosispora scoriae genome contains a region encoding:
- a CDS encoding TetR/AcrR family transcriptional regulator, giving the protein MTVPLGGTRRKQVTHAALEEAALRLFAEQGYEGTTVEEIAAAAGVAVRTFFRHFSSKQHVLFGDVAHRQIAALRQALSQRDAAEDPITALKAVMDDLDLVDQADRAQVLLRFRLMAAQPALVATYLLLSAELQNEVAVFVARCRGAAPTDFYPQLIAAAAASSWHASLTTWVAADGDADLTELRKSAFAALTAGLDPAGQT; this is encoded by the coding sequence ATGACCGTTCCCCTCGGCGGCACCCGCCGCAAACAGGTCACGCACGCCGCCCTGGAGGAGGCCGCCCTGCGGCTCTTCGCCGAGCAGGGCTACGAGGGCACGACGGTGGAGGAGATCGCGGCCGCGGCCGGCGTCGCGGTGCGGACCTTCTTCCGTCACTTCTCGTCCAAGCAGCATGTGCTCTTCGGAGATGTGGCACACCGTCAGATCGCCGCGCTGCGGCAGGCGCTCTCCCAGCGCGACGCAGCCGAGGACCCGATCACCGCGCTGAAGGCGGTGATGGACGACCTCGACCTGGTCGACCAGGCCGACCGTGCCCAGGTGCTGCTGCGGTTCCGCCTGATGGCGGCCCAGCCGGCCCTGGTCGCGACCTATCTGCTGCTCAGCGCTGAACTGCAGAACGAGGTAGCGGTCTTCGTCGCCCGATGCCGTGGGGCTGCGCCGACCGATTTCTACCCGCAGTTGATCGCCGCTGCTGCCGCGTCGTCCTGGCACGCGTCCCTGACCACCTGGGTGGCCGCTGACGGTGATGCCGACCTGACGGAGCTGCGTAAGTCCGCTTTCGCGGCGTTGACCGCAGGGCTGGATCCGGCTGGGCAGACGTGA
- a CDS encoding DUF3073 domain-containing protein, which produces MGRGRAKAKQTKVARELKYHSPNTDLTALQRELAASGKSDVDVDDDPVVDPDDDSDDEDNDPSWAMRRS; this is translated from the coding sequence ATGGGGCGAGGCCGTGCTAAGGCCAAGCAGACAAAGGTGGCCAGGGAGTTGAAGTACCACTCCCCGAACACTGACCTCACCGCGTTGCAGCGGGAACTCGCTGCCAGCGGCAAGTCCGACGTCGATGTCGACGACGACCCTGTCGTCGATCCGGACGACGACTCGGACGATGAGGACAACGACCCCAGCTGGGCGATGCGCCGCTCCTGA
- a CDS encoding Glu/Leu/Phe/Val family dehydrogenase: MGVFAADTGHEQVVFCQDPASGLKAIIGIYSTALGPALGGTRFYPYATEAEALHDVLELSRGMAYKNALAGLDLGGGKAVIWGDPIADKSEAMLRAFGRFVQSLNGRYYTACDVGTYVQDMDVVARETRFVTGRSVEHGGAGDSSVLTAWGVFQGMRAAAEHSWGVASLRGRRVGVAGLGKVGKYLTAHLLEDGAEVVATDPSEHAISWIQANHPQVSLVAGVTELITSDIDVYAPCAMGGALNDDTVAVLRATIVAGAANNQLAHHGIEKVLVDRGILYAPDYVVNAGGVIQVADEIEGFNFERAKLRATRIFETTKQILALADVEGISPATAADRLAERRMTDVGRLRQIRV; this comes from the coding sequence ATGGGCGTCTTCGCCGCCGACACCGGCCACGAACAGGTCGTCTTCTGCCAGGATCCCGCCAGCGGCCTCAAGGCCATCATCGGCATCTACTCCACCGCGCTGGGCCCCGCGCTCGGCGGAACCAGGTTCTACCCCTACGCCACCGAGGCCGAGGCCCTGCACGACGTGCTGGAGCTGTCGCGCGGTATGGCGTACAAGAACGCACTCGCCGGTCTTGACCTCGGCGGCGGCAAGGCCGTCATCTGGGGCGACCCGATCGCTGACAAGTCCGAGGCGATGCTGCGGGCCTTCGGCCGCTTCGTGCAGTCCCTGAACGGCCGCTACTACACCGCATGCGACGTTGGTACCTACGTGCAGGACATGGACGTCGTAGCCCGCGAGACACGCTTTGTGACGGGCCGCAGTGTGGAGCACGGCGGTGCCGGCGACTCGTCGGTCCTCACCGCGTGGGGTGTCTTCCAGGGAATGCGGGCCGCGGCCGAGCACTCGTGGGGCGTCGCGTCGCTGCGCGGCCGCCGCGTCGGCGTCGCCGGCCTCGGCAAGGTCGGCAAATACCTCACCGCGCACCTGCTGGAGGACGGCGCCGAGGTCGTGGCGACCGATCCGAGCGAGCACGCGATCTCCTGGATCCAGGCGAACCACCCGCAGGTCTCGCTCGTCGCGGGCGTGACCGAGCTGATCACGAGCGACATCGACGTCTACGCGCCGTGCGCGATGGGCGGGGCGCTCAACGACGACACGGTGGCCGTCCTGCGGGCCACGATCGTCGCCGGTGCCGCCAACAACCAGCTCGCCCACCACGGCATCGAGAAGGTGCTGGTCGACCGGGGGATCCTCTACGCGCCCGACTACGTGGTCAACGCGGGCGGCGTCATCCAGGTCGCCGACGAGATCGAGGGCTTCAACTTCGAGCGTGCCAAGTTGCGGGCGACCCGGATCTTCGAGACGACGAAGCAGATTTTGGCACTCGCCGACGTCGAGGGGATCTCTCCGGCGACAGCGGCCGACCGCCTCGCCGAGCGCCGCATGACCGACGTCGGCCGCCTCCGCCAGATCCGCGTCTAG
- a CDS encoding BldC family transcriptional regulator: MASRTHEPEPLLTPAEVASMFRVDPKTVTRWAKAGKLSAIRTLGGHRRYRESEVRALLQGQIPQQRQGD; the protein is encoded by the coding sequence ATGGCGTCGCGTACGCACGAACCCGAGCCTCTGCTCACCCCCGCCGAGGTCGCGTCGATGTTCCGTGTCGACCCGAAAACGGTGACTCGTTGGGCGAAGGCAGGCAAGCTCAGCGCTATTCGCACGCTGGGCGGCCACCGTCGTTACCGCGAGTCTGAGGTGCGCGCTCTGCTGCAGGGCCAAATCCCGCAGCAGCGGCAAGGCGACTAA
- the amcA gene encoding multiple cyclophane-containing RiPP AmcA: MPVTLETDFEKLVARARAVAVTTLVSEAEATWAARATTSPHDPVAGPRPFEDAFPTFYQFSNRPQR; this comes from the coding sequence ATGCCGGTAACGCTTGAGACCGACTTCGAGAAGCTGGTCGCCCGCGCGCGAGCAGTCGCGGTGACGACACTGGTGTCGGAGGCAGAGGCGACGTGGGCCGCGCGCGCGACGACGTCGCCACATGATCCGGTGGCCGGGCCACGCCCCTTCGAGGACGCGTTTCCCACGTTCTACCAGTTCAGCAACAGGCCCCAGCGGTAG
- the amcB gene encoding cyclophane-forming radical SAM peptide maturase AmcB, which produces MRGIAPAPSYVIMQPTSLCNLDCTYCYLPFRAENRRMTVEVAHAVAASVNIWAEQAERFSVVWHGGEPTAAGRDALAELMAPFRGVEHHVQTNATLIDDAWCDFIVEHGIRVGVSVDGPEELNAARVDRGARPAYPRIVEGIAALRRRGIPFAALCVVTRPRPGLAGPLYAYFRELGCYALGINVEEREGVNLRDNHHPPDDVRTFWAELTGAWRADPALELRDVEWAIRYAAALRDGTADAVLPRRIDPIPTIAYDGSVVLLSPELAGFTAPAYGDFASGNVLATPLTELVARATEAPWIAEYLTGVEACRTSCSYFGFCGGGHAANRYFEQGRFDTTVTEHCRNSKILLMDGVLDHAGNA; this is translated from the coding sequence ATGCGGGGCATAGCCCCGGCACCGTCCTATGTGATCATGCAGCCCACGTCGCTCTGCAATCTCGACTGCACCTACTGCTACCTGCCCTTTCGTGCCGAGAACCGGCGCATGACGGTCGAGGTCGCCCATGCGGTGGCCGCGAGCGTCAACATCTGGGCCGAGCAGGCGGAGCGCTTCTCCGTCGTCTGGCACGGTGGCGAGCCCACCGCGGCGGGGCGGGATGCGCTGGCGGAGCTGATGGCGCCGTTCCGCGGGGTCGAGCACCACGTGCAGACGAATGCCACGCTCATCGACGACGCGTGGTGCGACTTCATCGTGGAGCACGGGATCCGGGTCGGGGTGAGCGTCGACGGTCCCGAGGAGCTCAATGCGGCGCGGGTGGATCGAGGCGCACGGCCGGCGTACCCCCGGATCGTCGAAGGGATCGCGGCCCTGCGCCGACGCGGCATCCCCTTCGCCGCGCTCTGCGTCGTGACCCGGCCGCGGCCTGGCCTCGCCGGGCCGCTCTACGCCTACTTCCGCGAGCTGGGCTGCTATGCGCTGGGGATCAACGTCGAGGAGCGCGAGGGCGTCAACCTGCGCGACAACCACCATCCGCCCGACGACGTGCGGACGTTCTGGGCCGAGCTGACCGGGGCCTGGCGCGCGGATCCGGCGCTGGAGCTGCGCGATGTGGAGTGGGCGATCCGCTATGCGGCGGCGCTTCGCGACGGCACCGCCGACGCCGTGCTGCCGCGTCGGATCGATCCGATCCCGACCATCGCCTACGACGGTTCGGTGGTGCTGCTCTCACCGGAGCTCGCGGGCTTCACCGCACCCGCCTACGGCGATTTCGCCAGCGGGAATGTCCTGGCCACACCGTTGACCGAGCTGGTCGCCCGAGCCACTGAGGCGCCCTGGATCGCCGAATACCTGACCGGGGTCGAGGCCTGCCGCACGAGCTGTTCCTATTTCGGCTTCTGCGGTGGCGGGCATGCCGCCAACAGGTATTTCGAGCAGGGGCGGTTTGACACGACCGTCACCGAGCACTGCCGCAACAGCAAGATTCTGCTGATGGATGGGGTGTTGGATCATGCCGGTAACGCTTGA
- the purM gene encoding phosphoribosylformylglycinamidine cyclo-ligase — protein sequence MTHVTERPSPSGAGSSADRQPWTAGSNSVGRKRTATYADAGVSIHAGDLAVELLKSKVQRTHRPEVIGGLGGFSGLFRLDTTKYKRPVLASSTDGVGTKLVIAQQMEIHDTVGIDLVAMVVDDLVACGAEPLFLLDYIACGEVVPDRIAEIGAGIADGCRTAGCALLGGETAEHPGVMKPYEYDLSANGVGVVEEDQILSRERVELGDVVIAMRSSGLHSNGYSLVRHVLIGQGRLRLESVMEDLGTQHTLGEELLTPTKIYAQDCLNLIAECEVHAFAHVTGGGIPGNLNRVLQGNMDAIVDRSTWRPQPIFDLVQRKGRIDTPEMESTFNMGVGMFAIVASQDSDRALALLTARGVDAWVTGEVIEGSGDVRMVGSHTRG from the coding sequence GTGACCCACGTGACCGAGCGCCCCTCACCGAGCGGGGCGGGATCTTCCGCGGACCGCCAGCCCTGGACCGCAGGCAGCAACAGTGTCGGGCGCAAGCGCACCGCCACCTATGCGGATGCGGGTGTCTCCATCCACGCCGGTGACCTCGCCGTCGAGCTGCTGAAGTCGAAGGTGCAGCGCACGCACCGCCCCGAGGTGATCGGTGGCCTCGGCGGCTTCTCCGGCCTGTTCCGGCTGGACACCACGAAATACAAGCGGCCCGTGCTCGCGTCGTCGACCGACGGTGTCGGCACCAAGCTCGTCATCGCGCAGCAGATGGAGATCCACGACACGGTCGGCATCGACCTCGTCGCGATGGTCGTCGACGACCTGGTCGCCTGTGGCGCCGAGCCGCTCTTCCTGCTCGACTACATCGCCTGCGGCGAGGTCGTTCCGGACCGGATCGCGGAGATCGGCGCCGGCATCGCCGACGGCTGCCGGACCGCCGGTTGCGCGCTGCTCGGTGGCGAGACCGCCGAGCACCCGGGCGTGATGAAGCCCTACGAATACGATCTCTCCGCCAACGGGGTGGGTGTCGTGGAGGAGGACCAGATCCTCAGCCGCGAGCGGGTCGAGCTCGGCGATGTCGTCATCGCCATGCGCTCCTCGGGCCTGCACTCCAACGGCTACTCGCTCGTCCGCCATGTGCTGATCGGCCAGGGCCGGCTCCGGCTGGAGAGCGTGATGGAGGACCTCGGCACGCAGCACACGCTCGGCGAGGAGCTGCTCACGCCGACCAAGATCTACGCGCAGGACTGCCTGAACCTGATCGCCGAGTGCGAGGTGCACGCGTTCGCGCACGTCACCGGCGGCGGCATCCCCGGCAACCTCAACCGCGTGCTCCAGGGCAACATGGACGCGATCGTGGACCGCTCGACGTGGCGCCCGCAGCCGATCTTCGACCTGGTGCAGCGCAAGGGCCGCATCGACACCCCGGAGATGGAGTCCACCTTCAACATGGGCGTGGGCATGTTCGCGATCGTGGCGAGCCAGGACTCGGACCGCGCGCTCGCCCTGCTCACCGCTCGCGGTGTCGATGCCTGGGTGACCGGCGAGGTCATCGAGGGCTCCGGCGACGTGCGGATGGTCGGCTCACACACTCGCGGCTGA
- the purF gene encoding amidophosphoribosyltransferase: MPRGDGQLSHELDPYRPGPQDACGVFGVWAPGEEVAKLTYFGLYALQHRGQEAAGIAVSDGTGVVVYKDLGLVAQVFDEPTLASLRGHLAIGHARYSTTGGSTWENAQPTIKATNFNTTIALAHNGNLVNTAELARRVEALGLKVDGSTSDTALVTNLLAASPDLTIEAAAMQVLPTIKGAFSFVFMDENTLYAARDAQGVRPLVLGRLERGWVVASESAALDIVGASIVREVEPGELIAIDESGLRSSRFANPDPKGCLFEYVYLARPDATITGRNVYAARVEVGRQLAREHPVDADLVIPSPESGTPAAIGFAQESGIPYGMGLVKNAYVGRTFIQPSQTIRQLGIRLKLNPLRDVIRGKRIIVVDDSIVRGNTQRAIVRMLREAGAIEVHVRISSPPVKWPCFYGIDFASPAELIANGTDNDGIRRAIGADSLGYVSLTGLIAATEQPASRLCAACFDGKYPIALPEGNLIGKHVLESVGRRPGASERHQTSEAKGRSAASGDEASTDPHISTDEVQQFAGA, from the coding sequence GTGCCCCGAGGCGACGGCCAGTTGAGCCACGAACTCGACCCCTACCGGCCAGGCCCCCAGGACGCATGTGGCGTCTTCGGCGTCTGGGCTCCAGGCGAAGAGGTGGCGAAACTTACGTACTTCGGCCTCTACGCCCTGCAACACCGGGGTCAGGAAGCAGCCGGCATCGCGGTCAGCGACGGCACCGGCGTGGTGGTCTACAAGGATCTCGGTCTCGTGGCCCAGGTCTTCGACGAGCCGACGCTCGCCAGCCTGCGCGGCCATCTCGCGATCGGGCACGCGCGCTACTCCACCACCGGCGGCTCGACGTGGGAGAACGCACAGCCCACGATCAAGGCCACCAACTTCAACACGACGATCGCCCTCGCCCACAACGGCAACCTCGTCAACACGGCTGAGCTCGCTCGCCGGGTCGAGGCGTTGGGGCTCAAGGTCGACGGGTCGACCAGCGACACCGCCCTCGTGACCAACCTGCTCGCCGCGTCGCCCGACCTCACGATCGAGGCCGCCGCGATGCAGGTGCTGCCGACGATCAAGGGCGCCTTCAGCTTCGTCTTCATGGACGAGAACACCCTCTATGCCGCCCGCGACGCCCAGGGCGTGCGCCCCCTGGTGCTCGGTCGCCTGGAGCGCGGTTGGGTCGTCGCGAGCGAGTCCGCCGCGCTCGACATCGTCGGCGCCAGCATCGTCCGCGAGGTCGAGCCCGGCGAGCTGATCGCCATCGACGAGTCCGGTCTGCGCTCGTCGCGCTTCGCCAACCCCGATCCCAAGGGTTGCCTGTTCGAATACGTCTACCTGGCCCGGCCCGACGCGACGATCACCGGTCGCAACGTCTACGCCGCCCGGGTGGAGGTCGGCCGCCAGCTCGCCCGCGAGCATCCGGTCGACGCGGATCTCGTCATTCCCAGCCCGGAGTCCGGCACACCGGCCGCGATCGGCTTCGCGCAGGAGTCCGGCATCCCCTACGGCATGGGTCTGGTGAAGAACGCCTACGTGGGGCGCACCTTCATCCAGCCGTCGCAGACGATCCGCCAGCTCGGCATCCGCCTGAAGCTCAATCCGCTGCGCGACGTCATCCGCGGCAAGCGGATCATCGTGGTCGACGACTCGATCGTGCGCGGCAACACGCAGCGGGCCATCGTCCGCATGCTGCGCGAGGCCGGGGCGATCGAGGTGCACGTCCGCATCTCCTCACCTCCGGTCAAGTGGCCCTGCTTCTACGGCATCGACTTCGCCAGCCCGGCGGAGCTGATCGCCAACGGCACGGACAACGACGGCATCCGGCGAGCCATCGGTGCGGACTCGCTGGGCTATGTCTCCCTCACGGGGCTGATCGCGGCCACCGAGCAACCGGCGAGCCGGCTCTGCGCCGCGTGTTTCGACGGCAAATACCCGATTGCGCTGCCCGAGGGCAACCTGATCGGCAAGCATGTGCTCGAGAGTGTCGGACGCAGGCCCGGCGCGAGTGAGCGGCACCAGACCTCGGAGGCGAAGGGCCGTTCGGCGGCCTCGGGCGACGAGGCCTCGACGGATCCTCACATCTCCACCGATGAGGTCCAGCAGTTCGCCGGAGCCTGA
- a CDS encoding sterol carrier family protein — MSLESDKSRAVIAISDSIDAGEQPERTMLRDAVRVLLAQLAAQNPGRSVEVRVPPFGAVQCVEGPRHTRGTPANVVETDPITFFLLATGRLAWSQALAEGRITASGIRSDISALFPV; from the coding sequence ATGTCCTTAGAGAGCGATAAGTCCCGGGCAGTCATAGCAATTTCTGACTCCATCGATGCCGGTGAGCAGCCCGAGCGTACGATGCTACGCGATGCCGTTAGGGTGCTTCTGGCACAACTTGCGGCGCAAAATCCAGGACGATCGGTGGAGGTCAGAGTTCCCCCGTTCGGGGCAGTTCAATGTGTCGAAGGACCTCGGCACACCCGTGGGACTCCGGCAAATGTCGTGGAGACCGACCCGATCACATTCTTCCTGCTGGCAACCGGGCGATTGGCCTGGAGTCAGGCACTCGCTGAGGGACGAATCACAGCTAGTGGCATCAGATCGGATATTTCTGCTCTTTTCCCCGTCTGA
- a CDS encoding carboxypeptidase regulatory-like domain-containing protein, translating into MGALTGLAAPALAAPTVSAPASVTIESGGAEKSFSITVTAAADEALTGLTIALNAPGGSGITCTAGCNSTPFGVAAGTTSPPKPLKVKAGAGSASGDISVEIVISGSGPPPNPGDPAPPVSVTRTMTIKVVPLPPPSIKKVTGKVKDSVTGKAIAGAIVQLQDSAGYSVSTTTDSGGNFSFTGTATNPIKPGTIGIGVSLEGYNSIDKTYQFALGESKTVNITMISTAAASASPLPTDSPAPTDSLAPSDGATADETATSDTTNNGGTEEESGGLSWTLIALGGVLVALGIGAIVLMLVRRNNDDDDDEDDEDEDDEPPARGGPRGGGRGAGGYGGGPRAADPTMVQRPGMADAPTTMQRPGQYGAPPPQQGGWSGYGQNAQPTPGYGAPQGGGAYGSPAAGPGYQGSYGSPAAPVSGYGGAAPVSGYGGGAPASGGGYAAPGYQDPAYGQQPAYGQPGYQDPAYGQQPAYGQPGYQAPAYGQPGYQDPAYGQQPAYGQPGYQAPAYGQPGYQDPAYGQQPAYGQQGYVPEQRNGYDPNAYDQPTQRAYGQDPYAQPQPGGYAAPQDGYDDRRGEPRDRRQLDWLDD; encoded by the coding sequence GTGGGCGCATTGACGGGCCTAGCTGCTCCAGCACTGGCTGCGCCAACCGTTTCAGCCCCAGCGAGCGTCACCATTGAGAGCGGTGGCGCCGAGAAGAGCTTCAGTATCACCGTCACCGCGGCAGCGGACGAGGCGCTCACCGGGCTGACCATCGCCCTCAACGCGCCTGGCGGAAGCGGTATCACCTGCACCGCCGGCTGCAACAGCACACCTTTCGGCGTTGCAGCGGGGACAACCTCGCCGCCCAAGCCGCTCAAGGTCAAGGCGGGTGCGGGATCGGCCTCGGGCGACATCTCCGTCGAGATCGTCATCTCCGGCAGCGGACCACCGCCCAATCCCGGTGACCCGGCCCCGCCCGTCAGCGTGACGCGCACCATGACCATCAAGGTCGTGCCGCTCCCGCCGCCGTCGATCAAGAAGGTCACCGGCAAGGTCAAGGACAGCGTCACCGGCAAGGCGATCGCCGGCGCCATCGTCCAGCTGCAGGACTCAGCGGGTTACAGCGTCAGCACGACCACCGACAGCGGCGGCAACTTCTCCTTCACCGGCACCGCGACCAACCCGATCAAGCCGGGCACCATCGGCATCGGTGTCTCGCTCGAGGGCTACAACAGCATCGACAAGACTTACCAGTTCGCGCTGGGTGAGTCGAAGACCGTCAACATCACCATGATCTCGACGGCCGCGGCCAGCGCTTCCCCGCTGCCCACCGATTCCCCGGCACCGACTGATTCGCTGGCTCCGTCCGATGGTGCGACCGCGGACGAGACAGCCACCTCCGACACGACGAACAACGGCGGCACCGAAGAGGAGTCCGGCGGCCTCTCCTGGACGCTCATCGCGCTCGGCGGCGTCCTCGTCGCCCTCGGCATCGGTGCGATCGTCCTCATGCTCGTCCGTCGCAACAACGACGATGACGATGATGAGGACGACGAGGACGAGGACGACGAGCCACCGGCACGCGGTGGACCTCGCGGCGGCGGCCGGGGCGCGGGCGGCTACGGCGGCGGTCCTCGGGCAGCCGATCCGACGATGGTTCAGCGCCCGGGCATGGCCGACGCACCCACCACGATGCAGCGCCCCGGCCAGTACGGTGCGCCGCCACCCCAGCAGGGCGGCTGGTCCGGCTACGGCCAGAACGCGCAGCCCACGCCGGGTTACGGTGCACCGCAGGGCGGCGGGGCATACGGCTCCCCGGCAGCGGGCCCCGGTTACCAGGGTTCCTACGGCTCTCCGGCGGCTCCGGTCTCCGGGTACGGCGGCGCGGCTCCGGTCTCGGGCTACGGCGGCGGGGCGCCCGCGAGCGGCGGCGGCTACGCGGCACCGGGCTACCAGGACCCGGCATACGGGCAGCAGCCCGCCTACGGCCAGCCCGGATACCAGGACCCGGCATACGGGCAGCAGCCGGCCTATGGGCAGCCCGGATACCAGGCACCCGCCTACGGCCAGCCCGGATACCAGGACCCCGCATACGGACAGCAGCCGGCCTATGGGCAGCCCGGATACCAGGCACCCGCCTACGGCCAGCCCGGATACCAGGACCCCGCATACGGACAGCAGCCCGCCTACGGGCAGCAGGGCTACGTGCCGGAGCAGCGCAACGGTTACGACCCCAATGCGTACGACCAGCCCACGCAGCGGGCCTACGGCCAGGACCCCTACGCACAGCCGCAGCCGGGTGGTTACGCGGCACCGCAGGACGGCTACGACGACCGCCGGGGCGAGCCCCGCGACCGTCGCCAGCTCGACTGGCTGGACGACTAG
- the purL gene encoding phosphoribosylformylglycinamidine synthase subunit PurL: MTAVDIDVDTVERALATADEEQPFAELGLQPDEYERIQQILGRRPTQSELAMYSIMWSEHCSYKSSKIHLRQFGEKKPPSERMLAGIGENAGVVAITDKLAVTFKVESHNHPSFVEPYQGAATGVGGIVRDILAMGARPVAVMDALRFGAADHPDTARVLPGVVAGVGGYGNCLGLPNVGGEIVFDPCYQGNPLVNALCVGVLPVDGLQRKEADGPGNIVVLMGAKTGRDGIGGVSVLASATFDSESEQQRPAVQVGDPFMEKLLIESCLELYASKLIVGVQDLGGAGLTCALTETSASAGTGMSVQLEKVHLREASMQPHEILASESQERMLLIVEPAKLDAVLGIATLWGVSATAIGVVTDTGRLVIDWHGQTVVDVPPGSLVDDGPVYARPLKEPNDLPLLIADRAETLPRPANPEELRETLLRMIASPNLCDKSWVTEQYDRYVLGNTILAQPEDAGVIRIDEETHLGVALSCDGNARFARLDPYEGAKLALAESYRNVAVTGAVPIAVSNCMNFGSPEDPGVMWQFAEAVRGLADGCLELGIPVTGGNVSFYNQTGAVPIHPTPVIAVLGIHEDVRHRVPMGFSQEGDLLYVLGTTQAEFSGSEWAWVVHEHLGGRPPAVDLLGERRLGALMADLAGRGLVSAAHDLSDGGLAQVLVESCLRKNFGATIELPAEWSVGALPFTFLFSESTGRVLVAIPRGVDKAFTALCEEYQVPVTAIGTVTAEGAPLAIRDQFSVALDELRTAWTETLPKLFGSTVVTNAAVEI; this comes from the coding sequence ATGACCGCCGTCGACATCGATGTGGACACCGTCGAGCGCGCGCTCGCCACGGCCGACGAGGAGCAGCCCTTCGCGGAGCTGGGTCTCCAGCCGGATGAGTACGAGCGCATCCAGCAGATCCTCGGTCGGCGTCCCACCCAGTCCGAGCTCGCGATGTATTCGATCATGTGGAGTGAGCACTGCTCCTACAAGTCGAGCAAGATCCACCTGCGCCAGTTCGGTGAGAAGAAGCCGCCGTCGGAGCGCATGCTCGCCGGCATCGGTGAAAACGCCGGTGTCGTGGCGATCACCGACAAGCTCGCCGTGACCTTCAAGGTCGAGTCGCACAACCACCCGTCCTTCGTCGAGCCCTACCAGGGCGCGGCGACCGGTGTCGGCGGCATCGTCCGCGACATCCTGGCGATGGGTGCGCGGCCGGTCGCGGTCATGGACGCGCTGCGCTTCGGTGCCGCCGATCACCCCGACACCGCCCGGGTCCTGCCCGGCGTCGTCGCGGGCGTCGGCGGCTACGGCAACTGCCTCGGCCTGCCCAACGTCGGCGGTGAGATCGTCTTCGACCCGTGCTACCAGGGCAACCCGCTCGTCAACGCGCTCTGCGTGGGCGTTCTGCCCGTCGACGGCCTGCAGCGCAAGGAGGCCGACGGCCCCGGCAACATCGTGGTCCTGATGGGCGCGAAGACCGGCCGCGACGGCATCGGCGGCGTCTCCGTGCTCGCCAGCGCCACCTTCGACAGCGAGTCCGAGCAGCAGCGCCCGGCGGTCCAGGTCGGCGACCCGTTCATGGAGAAGCTCCTGATCGAGTCGTGCCTGGAGCTCTACGCGAGCAAGCTCATCGTCGGCGTCCAGGACCTCGGCGGCGCGGGCCTCACCTGCGCGCTCACCGAGACCAGCGCCTCGGCCGGCACCGGCATGAGCGTCCAGCTGGAGAAGGTGCACCTGCGCGAGGCCTCGATGCAGCCGCACGAGATCCTCGCCAGCGAGTCGCAGGAGCGCATGCTGCTCATCGTCGAGCCGGCGAAGCTCGACGCGGTTCTCGGCATCGCGACCCTCTGGGGCGTCAGCGCGACCGCGATCGGCGTCGTCACCGACACCGGCCGCCTCGTCATCGACTGGCACGGCCAGACCGTGGTCGACGTGCCCCCGGGCAGCCTCGTCGACGACGGCCCGGTCTATGCCCGGCCGCTCAAGGAGCCCAACGACCTGCCGCTGCTCATCGCGGATCGGGCCGAGACGCTGCCGCGGCCGGCCAACCCGGAGGAGCTGCGCGAGACGCTGCTCCGCATGATCGCCAGCCCCAACCTGTGCGACAAGTCCTGGGTCACCGAGCAGTACGACCGCTACGTGCTGGGCAACACGATCCTCGCCCAGCCCGAGGACGCCGGTGTCATCCGGATCGACGAGGAGACGCACCTCGGTGTCGCGCTCTCCTGCGACGGCAACGCCCGGTTCGCCCGGCTGGACCCCTACGAGGGCGCCAAGCTCGCACTCGCCGAGTCCTATCGCAACGTCGCCGTCACGGGTGCCGTGCCGATCGCCGTCTCCAACTGCATGAATTTCGGCTCCCCCGAGGACCCGGGTGTCATGTGGCAGTTCGCCGAGGCCGTTCGCGGGCTCGCCGACGGCTGCCTGGAGCTCGGCATCCCGGTCACCGGCGGCAACGTCAGCTTCTACAACCAGACCGGCGCCGTGCCGATCCACCCGACTCCGGTCATCGCGGTGCTCGGGATCCACGAGGATGTGCGCCATCGCGTACCGATGGGGTTCTCCCAGGAGGGTGACCTGCTCTACGTGCTGGGCACCACCCAGGCCGAGTTCTCCGGCTCCGAGTGGGCCTGGGTGGTGCACGAGCACCTCGGCGGCCGCCCGCCCGCGGTCGACCTGCTCGGCGAGCGTCGCCTCGGTGCGCTCATGGCCGACCTCGCCGGCCGTGGACTCGTCTCGGCCGCGCACGACCTCTCCGACGGCGGTCTCGCCCAGGTGCTGGTCGAGTCCTGCCTGCGCAAGAACTTCGGCGCGACGATCGAGCTGCCGGCGGAGTGGTCGGTGGGCGCGCTGCCCTTCACCTTCCTCTTCTCCGAGTCGACCGGCCGGGTCCTCGTCGCCATCCCCCGGGGTGTCGACAAGGCCTTCACGGCGCTCTGCGAGGAGTACCAGGTCCCGGTCACCGCGATCGGCACGGTCACCGCCGAGGGCGCGCCGCTCGCCATCCGCGACCAGTTCAGCGTGGCCCTGGACGAGCTGCGGACCGCGTGGACCGAGACCCTGCCGAAGCTCTTCGGTTCGACCGTCGTCACCAACGCCGCAGTCGAGATCTAA